Proteins from one Paracoccus aminovorans genomic window:
- a CDS encoding DUF485 domain-containing protein: MEQNLADRIAADPNYQLLKSTRSRFGWILTIAMLVVYYGYILLIAFDKEALAARIGDGVMTWGIPLGFGVIIFTIVVTGIYVRRANSQFDDLSEKIKREALK, translated from the coding sequence ATGGAACAGAACCTGGCAGATCGGATCGCCGCGGATCCGAATTATCAGCTGCTGAAATCGACAAGATCGCGCTTCGGCTGGATCCTGACCATCGCCATGCTGGTGGTCTATTACGGCTATATCCTGCTGATCGCCTTCGACAAGGAGGCCCTGGCGGCGCGCATCGGCGACGGCGTGATGACCTGGGGCATCCCCCTGGGCTTCGGCGTCATCATCTTCACCATCGTCGTCACCGGCATCTACGTGCGCCGCGCCAACAGCCAGTTCGACGACCTGAGCGAAAAGATCAAGCGGGAGGCGCTGAAATGA
- the acs gene encoding acetate--CoA ligase, with amino-acid sequence MSVENVAKHPIPPGFEDALLLPDGYAKMYAESVSDPEGFWRREGRRLDWIQPYSKVKDTDFTLGKVSIKWFEDGVLNVSVNCVDRHLATRADQTAIIFEPDDPKTPARHITYAELSEKVNRFANVLLSQGVMRGDRVVIYLPMIPEAAYAMLACARIGAIHSIVFAGFSPDALANRINDSGAKLVITADTAPRGGRRTALKSNTDAALLHCSDRVRCLVVKHTGDQTTWIDGRDVDVLALMEQVSPHCPPRPMGAEDPLFILYTSGSTGKPKGVVHTSGGYLVYAAMTHQYVFDYKDGDVFWCTADVGWVTGHSYIVYGPLANGATTIMFEGVPTWPDAGRFWEVCAKHKVTQFYTAPTAIRSLMGQGPEWVEKHDLSSLRVLGSVGEPINPEAWNWYDKHVGQGRCPIVDTWWQTETGGHMITSIPGAIETKAGSATLPFFGVRPAILDASTGVVQQGDPAEGVLCISDSWPGQMRTLWGDHQRFEEAYFQQYPGYYFTGDGCRRDEDGYYWITGRVDDVINVSGHRMGTAEVESALVAHQKVAEAAVVGYPHPLKGQGIYAYVTLMNGVEPTDALRKELETWVRTEIGPIAKPDLIQWAPGLPKTRSGKIMRRILRKIAEDDFGALGDTSTLADPGVVDELIENRMNRA; translated from the coding sequence ACATCCCATTCCGCCCGGTTTCGAGGATGCTCTTCTTCTGCCCGACGGCTACGCGAAGATGTATGCCGAATCGGTTTCCGACCCCGAGGGGTTCTGGCGCCGCGAAGGTCGGCGGCTGGACTGGATCCAGCCCTACAGCAAGGTGAAGGACACCGATTTCACCCTGGGCAAGGTCTCGATCAAGTGGTTCGAGGACGGGGTGCTGAACGTATCGGTCAACTGCGTCGACCGCCATCTGGCGACCCGCGCCGACCAGACCGCGATCATCTTCGAGCCCGACGACCCCAAGACCCCGGCCCGCCACATCACCTATGCCGAGCTGTCGGAAAAGGTGAACCGCTTCGCCAACGTGCTGCTGAGCCAGGGCGTGATGCGCGGCGACCGGGTGGTGATCTATCTGCCGATGATCCCCGAGGCGGCCTATGCGATGCTGGCCTGCGCCCGGATCGGCGCCATCCATTCGATCGTCTTCGCCGGCTTCTCGCCCGATGCGCTGGCGAACCGCATCAACGATTCCGGCGCCAAGCTGGTGATCACCGCCGACACCGCCCCGCGCGGCGGCCGGCGCACGGCGCTGAAGTCGAACACCGACGCGGCGCTTCTGCATTGCTCGGACCGGGTGCGCTGCCTGGTGGTCAAGCACACCGGCGACCAGACCACCTGGATCGACGGCCGCGACGTGGACGTTCTGGCGCTGATGGAGCAGGTCAGCCCGCATTGCCCGCCGCGCCCGATGGGGGCCGAGGACCCGCTGTTCATCCTTTACACCTCGGGCTCGACCGGCAAGCCGAAAGGCGTGGTGCATACCTCCGGCGGCTATCTGGTCTATGCGGCGATGACGCATCAATACGTCTTCGACTACAAGGACGGCGACGTGTTCTGGTGCACGGCCGACGTGGGCTGGGTCACCGGCCACAGCTATATCGTCTATGGCCCGCTGGCCAACGGCGCCACCACGATCATGTTCGAGGGCGTGCCGACCTGGCCCGACGCCGGCCGCTTCTGGGAGGTCTGCGCCAAGCACAAGGTCACCCAGTTCTATACCGCGCCCACCGCCATCCGCTCGCTGATGGGGCAGGGGCCGGAATGGGTCGAGAAGCACGACCTGTCCAGCCTGCGCGTGCTGGGCTCGGTCGGCGAGCCGATCAACCCCGAGGCCTGGAACTGGTACGACAAGCACGTCGGCCAGGGCCGCTGCCCCATCGTCGACACCTGGTGGCAGACCGAGACAGGCGGCCACATGATCACCTCGATTCCCGGCGCCATCGAGACCAAGGCCGGCTCGGCCACGCTGCCCTTCTTCGGGGTGCGCCCGGCGATCCTGGACGCCTCGACCGGGGTGGTGCAGCAGGGCGACCCGGCCGAGGGGGTACTCTGCATCTCGGACAGCTGGCCGGGGCAGATGCGCACGCTCTGGGGCGACCACCAGCGCTTCGAAGAGGCCTATTTCCAGCAATATCCGGGCTATTACTTCACCGGCGACGGCTGCCGCCGGGACGAGGACGGCTATTACTGGATCACCGGCCGCGTGGACGACGTCATCAACGTCTCGGGCCACCGCATGGGCACGGCCGAGGTGGAATCGGCCCTGGTCGCGCATCAGAAGGTCGCCGAGGCCGCCGTGGTCGGCTATCCGCACCCGCTGAAGGGGCAGGGCATCTATGCCTATGTCACGCTGATGAACGGGGTCGAGCCCACCGACGCGCTGCGCAAGGAGCTGGAAACCTGGGTCCGCACCGAGATCGGACCCATCGCCAAGCCCGACCTGATCCAATGGGCGCCGGGCCTGCCCAAGACCCGCTCGGGCAAGATCATGCGCCGCATCCTGCGCAAGATCGCCGAGGACGATTTCGGCGCCCTGGGCGACACCTCGACCCTCGCCGATCCCGGCGTCGTGGACGAGCTCATCGAAAACCGGATGAACCGGGCCTGA